A window from Musa acuminata AAA Group cultivar baxijiao chromosome BXJ3-10, Cavendish_Baxijiao_AAA, whole genome shotgun sequence encodes these proteins:
- the LOC135651373 gene encoding mediator of RNA polymerase II transcription subunit 32-like, giving the protein MDVALENFRHRWELFRASCDRAEEVIDMARRRITTEYVADAASAAARPAEAGLPPVSVLRLEQALHAVNSLAADLRRGSGGGAVSSPPTSPSGVTPQGDKAD; this is encoded by the coding sequence ATGGACGTGGCGCTGGAGAACTTCAGGCATCGGTGGGAGCTCTTCAGGGCGTCGTGCGATCGGGCAGAGGAGGTGATAGACATGGCGAGAAGGAGGATCACGACGGAGTACGTGGCGGACGCGGCCTCCGCGGCGGCACGGCCGGCGGAGGCGGGGCTGCCGCCGGTCAGCGTGCTCCGATTGGAGCAGGCGCTGCACGCCGTCAACTCCCTCGCCGCGGACCTACGACGTGGATCTGGTGGCGGCGCCGTCTCCTCCCCGCCCACCAGTCCCTCTGGTGTGACACCTCAAGGAGACAAGGCAGACTGA
- the LOC135651374 gene encoding mediator of RNA polymerase II transcription subunit 32-like codes for MESIIKAMSSAYEDFAAAAASVVREREASGGRRTAATDVALENFRQRWELFRASCDRAEEVMDMARRRITTESVVDAAASAAERPAEAGLTPVSVPRLEQALHAVNSLAADLRRGPGGAAVSPPASSPSGVTSQAEKAD; via the coding sequence ATGGAGAGCATCATCAAGGCCATGAGCAGCGCGTACGAGGACTTCGCGGCCGCGGCGGCGAGCGTGGTGCGGGAGAGGGAAGCATCAGGCGGCCGGCGGACGGCGGCGACGGACGTGGCGCTGGAGAACTTCAGGCAGCGGTGGGAGCTCTTCAGGGCGTCGTGCGATCGGGCGGAGGAGGTGATGGACATGGCGAGGAGGAGGATCACGACGGAGTCCGTTGTGGACGCGGCCGCCTCCGCGGCGGAGAGGCCGGCGGAGGCGGGGCTAACGCCGGTCAGCGTGCCCCGATTGGAGCAGGCGCTGCACGCCGTCAACTCCCTCGCCGCGGACCTCCGACGTGGCCCCGGTGGCGCCGCCGTCTCCCCCCCGGCCTCCAGCCCCTCTGGTGTAACATCTCAAGCAGAGAAGGCAGATTGA